The Rhipicephalus sanguineus isolate Rsan-2018 chromosome 4, BIME_Rsan_1.4, whole genome shotgun sequence DNA window CCTATAGCTAACACTCCAATAAACAAGAGACGAACTTCCCTTTTCAGCTGCAccaatgccattcaaaaacagcACAGGTGCCTGATCATCAGTTCCAGCAGGTAAAGACAAAATTTGACCAAAGAATATATAGTAGCAGTGCAAGCTATTTGTGAATAGTACAGAAACTTGCAACATAGGGATTGTCGCAAGAAAAAATGATCTTCTAGCCTAAGTCAAAGTATAATTTGATTGTCACATTATTTACTTGAAGGGACTACTGTCTAAGGAGCCACTTTTCTTATGGTTGAACAAAAAGATTATACAGAGAAGTGTCCACACCTGCAGTGGTTGCACGTAGATATTCTATGATCAGAACTGATCAATCTGAGCCATCTTTAAAGAACAGGAGTCCCTTGAGCAGCAACACTGAGGAGCGAGAGTAATGCCGATAGTCCGCCTTGCAAACGGGGAAGACAGAATGATGGGCAGCTTTTGCCAAGAGTGAATGCGACTTTCATCAACCGTCCCATTTCGACGTTCTCAGCAACCTATTACAAAGAAAAGCTGCTGCAAACAGTGTTCATTGCTGCACAGACCCTCCGTCGTATTTTCCTAAAATTTGATGTCTAAAACATGGTGTCTGCTGCGTGTTTCCAGCTCTTGCATTGCTTCCACCAAATGCAGTTAGAAAAGCCGTCGAGATCCCTCCCTGCTGACCAGACAAAACCGTCAATAGAGCGTGTATTTGGAAACAACCTACTACAAGATAACACCCAGCCTATGCCATCCCATCCTTTAGTCTGCCGATAAACAAGTTAAGCCAACTCATCTGAAATTAAACCACGCTTTTTGCATGTGGCCATGACCAGCAACGCTCATCACCATTGCAATGAGGCACTATGTCACACCAAATGCAACGCCATTTTTTAACTCAAAAGCAATAAAGATTTAGCCGTGCATTATAACTTATACAAGAAACTTAAAATAATGTATTGCATATTAATATTAGGGAAGGTCCTGTAGCAGCATACACTAATGGAAGGCTGCATAATAGGGTATCCTATCCCAATTCCTGTCTTGCCACGTGGGTAACCAAGTGTCATTTTATCTGGACAGACGTTCTGAACTGTTGACTCTCCTTTAAACATTTCAAGGTACATTTTACAACAAATTCCTAACTCTAGTGAGAGTAAAGCAGAATGCTCATTATAAACAACAGCATGTTGTATTTCAATTTCAAGACATTAAGTACGACACCAAAAAGCTCTATCAGGGACCGTTTAATGGAGCCTGTCATAATGCACAAAAATATAACAGCAGCAACACTTGGCAAACAAAATGTTTTTAATGTGCACAACGCGGATCTGTATGCAGATACCCAATATGAATATAGCCGCGTCTCACAGTGTCACGAAATGATTGCGCATCTAGAATAAAATTATTTGTGCCAGGAAATGTCATTGTCAGGTATAATTAAATGCAGTGAAGGCTGATACTTTCCAACAGTTTACATTTGAACTGCTCAGTCTATATGTTTTGTCATGTATGACAaaacattacagctgatgcggaGAAGCAAGAATGTAGTAGCACAACACGGGAGTGCCCCCGCAGAATGGTTTTCCTTTTACCTCCTCGCCGTGTATGAATGACGTGGGTGCAGCTGCCGAGGGAGAAGCAAGAGAACATGTAGACACATAAACTGACCTTGGGCCCTAAGTGTTTAAGCAAGGGAGACAAGAATGGGGAGGAGGCAGGCAGTACCCTTCGGGAATCGGGTGGCGAGTTGTCGATGCAGCTGCTGAGCTGCATGCCGTGACGCTCGGGAACCATTGTGCCCATCAAAGACAGCATAGTATGCAAGCCGACATCTGCAACATCAAGAAAGGGTTGTGTTAAATGTGGTCCCTCTAACTGCTTTGTACAACAATTATTTCGCAGACAAGTAGCCAAGGAAGATAGGGCAATCTTATTACACTAAGAAAAGGAGAGCCTTCCATGCTATAAGTATTTATATATAGGCATATCCACAAAGCCCAATATATCATTTTTATTTCAGTTTCATACTCCAAAATTTAAGCAAACAAAACTCAATACAATGCCCACAGCAGTGTTTTTGGTACACCAGAATGTGAGGGCATAAGTAGCCAGGGGCAAGAAAGGTACCTCCATGTCTCCAACATCCCAAAAATTTGTTTACAGAAGATAAATTGCACAAAACTCTCCAAGAACCCCGTCTAATGCAAGCACTCCTGCAAAAAAATTTATGGCTGCACCAATGCTGGAGTGATGTCCTAGTTGTGGACAAATCATTGCCAATTAATGTTTGCTCAAGTAATGCAGTAACATCTCATTGTTTTTCTGGCCATAAATAAACGATTCAGTTGTCTATTATTCCTTGACGAGTAGTGGTGCCTGGGCTTTATGAGGGTGTTCTAAGAATACGTTATCTGGCTTATGTCAGCCCAGCACGACTTACGGGATGAAATACTCTAAATGCCCGTTCTGTTAGGATTTAACCGGCAGATACCAAGCTCGGTGCTCCCCCGCAACAACAAAACACAAGCATACATGCAAGACGCATTTACAAAGCGCATTGCTACGGTCGCCCACAAGGAAACGCTCGCGAAACTGACCAACGGGGCACCACGCGGTTACTAACATGGAACCGTGCAATTGAGGAATGTCTGCGTGGTAAGCATCTTGGATGACGTGCGCATCTTGCATGTCCTCCCGCTCTCCCTTGCGCTCCGCCACGAAGCCACGGAGCGTAATGACACCTGCAAAAAAATGGACTCAATTAGCGAGGGTAGAAGAGCTTGAAGATGGACCACTCATACTTTGCGCGGGCCTCTTGTTTTGCGCGTCCTCCTGCTCTTCATCTCGAGGCCTTTTGATCGGCTGTGGAGGAACCTTCTCCTCGGTCGAAGACGGTGATGGCAGATCGTCAAAAAGTGCATCGTTCTGGGCCTTGGTGATCAGTTTGCGGCGGATCTCCTTGGCCACGGGCTCCTGCCGAACGGCCTTGGACACGCTTTCTGCTTAATGCAAAGCATAAAAATCCGAGACACACAGTGTCAACGAAACCGTACAGAGACGCCGAGAGGGTTTCCGAAATGATACCTGGCTCTGGCAGATCGCTGAACAAATCCATCTGAGGGCTATCTAAACAAGAGTTGACACTAGCAATGAAAGAAATGCAGCTGATTGGCCACGACGGCTAAATTAAGCTTAAGTTGTTAGAAAGCGCCGAAATGGCCTTGCTCGAACACATCATGCGCTGATCAGCAGAGCGACGACGCTCTCAGCAGCATCAACACATCCCCCCGCATGCGCGCTGTAATGCGGTCGCTAATCGAATCCTTGGCTATCGCTTTTGAATACACGAAAAAAATCACTCGAGTTTAGCACTAATAAGTTTACAAAGGGCAACGGTGGCAACGGTTTAGGAGGTTAGTATGCCTCCGTTTAAGTTAAACTACTAGTAATTCTAtgattaaaaacaaacaaaataacgGGTTTGTTTAGACACCAACTTATGTCAATGTTCgattactttgtttttattgggCTAAATTTAAAAGTTTTCGCCTTTTACTACGGCTTCACGCTGGATCATTTCTAAGAAGCCGACGTCAGTCGTCCGTAGTCGCTGCCCTAGCCGGTCATCGAAGGCGCTCGCGAGGCGCACGTGTTTTCCGCGGTGAACTTTCGGAGGAGCGGTTCGAGTTTCGCGGCCACAGCTTCGCGGTCGATCTGAAATGTCGTGGTTATTTGGGATCAAGAGGGATCAACCTGGTGGTGGGGAAATGCCGGACCTCTCGAGCCTCGGTGTACCCGTTCAGAGCGGCGGCGCGGCCGCCGGTGGCGGTGGCGACGACGGCAAGAAGTCATCGAGGATGGAGGGTTACCACTTTGACTCGAGCGCTCTCGAAAGAGCGGCCAAGGCGGCGCGTGATTTAGAAGCATCGCGTGAGTACTCGTCAGTTGGCCAGAACAAAATAAAACCAGAGTGCGCTTTCTTGTGGGCTCTTAACTAGTCTCTCGTAACCGCTATATACTCTCGCCGGTCTTGCATCATGCGACTTTATCCGAGATATGTCTGGAATTATTTGGCTGCAGCACCGGAGGATCATCGAATTTGCGATCTGGCAGGTCACGTAAGGGCTGATGATTATGAAACACCAAAAGAAAACGTTGGCATCCGTCAAAAAGTAGCACAAATCTTTCAAATAGTTTACGTACCAGAAAAAAATGCACAGATAACCGTGTCTGTGTTTTTCAAGAGACTATGGTAAATGaacgtatgatccgggaaaacgtaacaAATTGTTTGGTTCATTGGTTAGATAACAGAAGTGCAAGCATATCGCAAACGTGAAGACAGCTATAATAATAAATCAAGGATGTTGGTTCCCAACCGGCAGTTGGCGACCTGGCGAAGTGCCGGAAAGACAAGATGGCCAATGTTGGTGTTTTTTGTGACGGAGGCAGCACAATGTATATGCTGTGACCGTCTTCGGCAGCAGCATATATCACTTCACATAGGCCCCATCACAGTTCTTGGTCATAAGAGCCATGAAGGTAAACATCTAAAATTGGAAGCCTCTACACACGACTCCATGAGAATTTAACGGGACTGGTGTTTAATTCTCAACCTTAACGTCGGAAAGGCATCAGTAAGGTTTTACTGTGTGATCTTCATGGTTCTGCATGATATCTGGGCTCTGTTTAGAAGAACCAGCtgatccttaaaaaaaaaaagaaaaaaaaaacttggccgcCCCTCTCTGCTAACCTCATAGCAGGCTGCTGTGAAATGAAGCCAAAGATTACTGGCTTCATCATTGGTCAGCTTCAGGCTGTCTTCGAATCCTTGAAGTTTGATGAAATGACATTTTATTTGTAATGTTTGCCAGTGTTTACTGATATGGATAAACCACCTCAAGTAACTGCTGTGTGCTATTTGTACAATGTTCTGAATGGTCACTTCCCTTGCTTGTTTCAACTTCACAAGGTCATGCAAAGGAGGCACTGGAGCTATCAAAGATGCAGGAGAAGACGCTGCAACTGGAGCATCAAACTAAAATTAAGGAGTTTGAAGCCCACATTGAAAATTCCAAGCTTGATGCCCACAGAGTGCAGCAGGAAGAGCGGAGAAAGACATTGGCCGAGGAAACGAAACAGCACCAACAGGTTAGTGACGTAGTTGAGTCTGTTCATTTTGTGCGCTGTCCACCGTACCACATGTGCCAATTCATCATCTGCACTACGGCCCTCAAGTCTCCAATGCGAACGTGTGCTGATGCACTGTTACCCTCAATTTCATTGAGGTGCTAGCAAGGTGTCGCTATGGTGCAAGGTGTCATGCAGACAAAGCTCACCAGAGTTACGTTTGCTGACACAGTGGCCACTTCCAGAGGGTGGCAAGACACTCCTTAACATTGTTGTGAATGTTTATACATGGCTTAGTAGCCTCCAACACTTCGAAGTTTGTTGCAAgctctgctgtagtcgcatgTACTTCAGCTTTCATCGAAGTATTTGATTAGCAGCGCTGTCAGGCCAAGCAGCCGTCATTCATGGCACAACACCATGGGAGTGCAAAATAGGTGCACTGAAAGCGTGGGAAACTACTGCAGAATTGAAAAGCTGGCTGCATGAGCCAGGCCACTGTGCAACTCATTGGAGCGGATGACGTGGCCTGAATTTAGAGGCTTGGCTTAAAAGCATGTTTAACGTGTCGCACGAGCATCCATGAAAAAAGGAAGAGGGTGCCTTTTGGATATTGACATCTCATGGTGCCATAAAGTCCTCGTGTTCCTATACACACCCTGCTAAAGTGCAGTTCACAGTGCAATACTTGCTTTAATTGTCACTAGTCATCTTGTTTGCCTGTTCGGGGCAATTCAAATGCCTTTGACAGTTCATTCTGGTAAATTTGATTACTCTAACATAGTCATAGCTGGAGTCATTTCAGGGCTGTATTAGACTATGTCATGAAAAGGAactatgctttcttttttttttaacaaatttGCTTATTGTTCCTGGAAACAGAAAAGACTATTATTGTGCTGTTAAAGGCACTGGCAGTGTTAAAGCACCCAAGTAGGCTAGTTTACTCGGCACTGAAGCCTGCAGGGTTGGGGTGACCTCACATTATGTCCTTGTGAGTAATGGTTACCTTCACAATTCCATCACATCTGTGACATTTCAAGTTTTCTGGCATGCATAGTGCTGTGGTGTTGCAGAGGATAATGTCTCATTTTAACAGGTTGTCATTGATGTTCTATTTATGTACAGCGGGCTGTATATCAAGATCAGCTTGCAAGGAAGCGCTATGATGACCAGCTGCTGCAGCAGGTATGATCTCAAACTTCATTGCGGTTTGCCTGAGCCCTTGTTCCTGAAGCGTAGTTTCCACAACCTTTCCTTTGTCATTCTTTAGCAACGAGCAAATGAGGAAAACTTGAAACGTCAAGAGGAGTCAGTGGCAAAGCAAGAAGCCTTAAGAAGAGGTGAGCTCATCCGTTAATATTGCATGTTTTTGCACTGCTATAATTTAAATAATCAGAAATGATGTTCTGGATGTGAATTCATCAGCAAGTGGCTTCAAACGTAGTGATTTCACATTCTTCCCTTCCATTTATCGTTAAGTATTTTGTAAGATTGGCGGACAAAAATGATGTCATACTTTTGCATTGAACATCATAATGAGAATTTGCTTCTTGCAGTATTTGTATGCTCATGCATTGGCAAACAAGCCGCATTGTTTAGGCACAATTGTATCATGATTGCTAATGAGAAATTAGCTTCATGCTGCTAATTCGATGCCCATCAAGTGAGAACACGCACAAGCCTCCGAAACACTGTGACATTTCTCGCAAGTAACTAACAAAAAGTATCTTGACAGCGTCATAATATCAAGCAGTGCAGTCAGATGTGTGGGGGCATGCCTTAATGATTGCATTATTGGAGTGCATGTATTAGAGTGCATGTATTGGAGTGCATGTATTACATTGCAGAAAAGGGTTTTAGTATGTATCAACTGGAATGTGTTTTTTCATGTAAACAGAAATGTAACTTGCACTGCGTAAGCACAAGTGCCATGGCTGCTGTAAACAAGCACCTATGAAAGCCGAAAGGGAAAGGTATCCTAATTGTTATTCACGTTGGAAATCACCTTCTGCTCCTTATCAAGGCAATGACGTGTCGTGTCGTACTCCATCCTTCTCAATAATGTGTGCAGCCACGATAGAGCACGAGATGGAGCTGCGGCACAAGAATGACATGAAGAAGCTGGAGGCTGAGCTGCGGGCCAAGGCCAAGATTGACCGCGAGAACCAGGACCTCTACATTGAACAGATCAAGGTGAAGGCTGCTGAAAACAGGGCCACTGTCCTCGAGTCAATCAAGTGAgcgcttttgtttcagtttcaaTTCAGtttaaatttctttatttggaGACATAGAACACACAGAGTTACTGaaactggttggacccatagccTAATGCTGGTTGTGGGTTCAATGAAAAAAtggataaaaataaaaaataaaatgcatcATGTGCATACACATATTCTTATAACACCATAGAATTTACCTGTAAGTACAAGGAAAAGCAGCAGAGTGAAAAAAACAACATAAAGCATTGAGAGTATTATATTCATTTTTAAGTTAAGCATGAAAGCACTAGTCAAGAAGAGTAACGTTAGCAAATTGCAAATAGTTATTATTATACTAATGTAAAAACATGAAAGCACTAGTTAAGAAAAGTAATATTGAGAAGTTTCAACAACTTACTAACACCAAGAGTGACCGAAAGCAATACAATGTGTGCATCAGGGAGCT harbors:
- the LOC119389217 gene encoding ATPase family AAA domain-containing protein 3, coding for MSWLFGIKRDQPGGGEMPDLSSLGVPVQSGGAAAGGGGDDGKKSSRMEGYHFDSSALERAAKAARDLEASRHAKEALELSKMQEKTLQLEHQTKIKEFEAHIENSKLDAHRVQQEERRKTLAEETKQHQQRAVYQDQLARKRYDDQLLQQQRANEENLKRQEESVAKQEALRRATIEHEMELRHKNDMKKLEAELRAKAKIDRENQDLYIEQIKVKAAENRATVLESIKTAGAVFGEGFRAFITDWDKVSATAAGVTLLALGVYSAKLGTGIAARYVEMRLGKPSLVRDTSRLTVMEAIKHPIRTVRQLTSKPTDALKGVVLDVSLSMFSLFITLRFFEFNNIFRIQLQSLHIASLSYL